In Streptomyces sp. NBC_00569, a single genomic region encodes these proteins:
- a CDS encoding serine/threonine-protein kinase, whose amino-acid sequence MGEVWQATDEMLGRPVAVKLLIAQDADPSASARFRMEAQTSASLSHPHVVGVYDFGSWEHRFYLVMELVEGGSLAHETAGGARLTPARVADIAAGAAAGLAAAHRQGVVHRDIKPGNLLLTPDGTVKLGDFGIARFLDDPAAGLTTTGQIVGTGMYLAPERALGKNAGPASDVYSLGCVLYQLLTGNPPFRADTATSLLYQHVDAAPVAPGRLGVQLPPSFENYLLGLLAKQPEDRPTAQEVTDWFRTGSWQGRPEPLPEPVPVAPAPTSAPRFQASPEIRTTSTTYQLPSSGRAARRGAARRGGVLEAARRRPRIIGVVAAAALFVASLLIGMAWFAPDDSAANAPTSAPSPSASAH is encoded by the coding sequence ATGGGTGAGGTGTGGCAGGCGACCGACGAGATGCTCGGCCGGCCCGTCGCCGTGAAGCTGCTCATCGCCCAGGACGCGGACCCTTCGGCGTCGGCCAGGTTCCGTATGGAGGCGCAGACTTCGGCGTCGCTCAGCCATCCGCACGTGGTGGGTGTCTACGACTTCGGTTCCTGGGAGCACCGTTTCTACCTCGTCATGGAACTCGTCGAGGGCGGCAGTCTGGCCCACGAGACCGCGGGCGGCGCGCGGCTGACGCCGGCGCGGGTGGCGGACATCGCGGCCGGTGCGGCCGCAGGACTCGCAGCCGCACACCGCCAGGGCGTGGTGCACCGGGACATCAAACCGGGCAATCTGCTGCTCACCCCCGACGGCACGGTCAAGCTGGGCGACTTCGGCATCGCCCGCTTCCTCGACGATCCCGCCGCCGGGCTCACCACCACCGGGCAGATCGTGGGCACCGGCATGTATCTCGCGCCCGAGCGCGCTCTCGGCAAGAACGCGGGCCCGGCGTCCGACGTGTACTCGCTGGGCTGCGTGCTGTATCAACTGCTGACCGGAAACCCGCCGTTCCGGGCCGACACCGCGACCAGCCTGCTGTACCAGCACGTGGACGCCGCGCCCGTGGCCCCGGGACGGCTCGGCGTCCAGCTGCCTCCGTCGTTCGAGAACTATCTGCTCGGCCTGCTGGCCAAGCAGCCGGAGGACCGGCCGACGGCCCAGGAGGTCACGGACTGGTTCCGCACGGGTTCCTGGCAGGGCCGCCCCGAGCCCCTCCCGGAGCCTGTGCCGGTGGCCCCCGCGCCGACATCCGCTCCCCGCTTTCAGGCCTCCCCGGAGATCCGGACCACGTCCACGACCTATCAGCTGCCGTCGTCGGGCCGGGCGGCGCGCCGCGGGGCGGCACGGCGCGGCGGCGTCCTGGAGGCGGCGAGACGCAGACCGAGAATCATCGGGGTCGTCGCCGCGGCCGCTCTCTTCGTCGCGTCCCTCCTGATCGGCATGGCGTGGTTCGCCCCCGACGACAGTGCCGCGAACGCACCGACGAGCGCCCCGTCTCCCTCCGCGTCCGCGCACTGA